Genomic window (Cyprinus carpio isolate SPL01 chromosome B7, ASM1834038v1, whole genome shotgun sequence):
tatttggcagtctatgggacagtcacaggcctcccggttttcatccaaaatatcttaaattgcgttccgaagacgaactaagcttttacttGAAGCTTTTTACTTATTTGAATGTCAtgggggataagtgattaatgacaattttcgttttggggtggagtatccctttaaggccacttaatataaagtgggtcccTGGATTGAGATGAGAGCTTGGAAGAGGCTATCattggacatatatatatatatatatatatatatatatatatatatatatatatatatatatatatatatatatatatatatatatatgtccctGGATTGAGATGAGAGCTTGGAAGAGGCTATCattggacatatatatatatatatatatatatagtgctgtcaaaattttTCCAGTTTAGTTTaactcgtaaaaaaaaaaattattttttgtttttatttttttgttggtaggtattgtttttatttatatgcagtgcttcttttatataatgtttatactttagtagagtcaaaatcttacatacagcacctttaagggtCGATAGATATTTTTGTTGGGTGACTCATGGCTCTATAGCAACCCAGTTGACACGACAGTTGGAATGAGTCACGAGGGCTTATGGATTCATTTGTCTGCCATACCACACCAGTACTGCATCAGTCATCCACAGCTACAGTCATAAGCAGTTTCAGGGAATAGTCACTTGTGTGCAATCatacgatataaaaaaaaaaattacactacatTTCAGACTATAAGCCTCGTTACTCATCGTTTTAACTGTTTGTTGGTGCATTATGTCTGTTAGGAGAACGAGGAGGGGACAGACCAGGGGAGCAGTTTTGCATGTCCTCTTTGTTCCCTGGAGTTCAGTAGCCCAGATCAGCTCATCGCACACGTCTACCAGGTGAGGACACCATTACCTAAGCCTATTGAATCTTTTATACTCCTTTTAAACCTGGTATTAAGATTTATCTTGGGTGATCCAATCACAAGTGGACAGTGCTAAATACATGTGTACTGGAGTCCAAAACATTTTGTGATCAAATCACTCAAACTGCATTTAGAGCTCATCAATTATGTGCAGATTGTGAAGCACacctaaaggctggaatacacaatATGACTAAAACAACAGGCGACAAAGTTGCTCACTTTGTAAACTGTTACTGACAAAGACTAGGCATAATACACTAAACAACTGGAGATCACACAACAACAGACTTTAAAGTCATGAACAACAAACTCACGCAAGAGTGACACATAAACTGTATGCGTACTAAAATCGGCTCacaacatgttttatattttcggCTCCTAGATACTGCAAACCGGGCAAAAATCTATCCAAAAGTTGCTTAATATATTCtaagttcaaataaaaattatttcgtCATTCACTCAATcacatgccattccaaacctgtaatactttctttcttccatgcaaGGAAATTATTatggctgtgaatctttgggtagacagcaAATCGATTCAATTTATGATTCATAGGTTTTCTATTTGATTCAAGAATGATATTTGCAAATTCAGaatgattcaatttgattcacaAATTAAATTCGATTCAATTCTGCATTCTTTAaatgcattcacaggattatttaaatgctcacCTTAGATTCTTAAAGGCTTAGTCAGGGGgaaaattacacagcagcctttacagttagagaaccataggttagagagagagagagagagagagagagagaaacacttttgtgcattgttagatgctagtttaatgatgctatggcatgacatggcatatgtagaaatttatgtaagccaagattaaaaaaaaaagagctttagaaGTATTATGTATAGACTAACATTGTCACATCTGGGGTGTAGCCAttatttcagaagtgacagaaatgtcaaatacaataattttatgtaggcctatgtatgcattattactacttatttatttttacaaggaATTCTGTTCTTAtcttactttgaatttgctataagaaaacaaatacactgctggacagtaatcagtcatttttaatctatcatttttttcccctaattttatgattgttttataaactacaaaatttacattttttgcaacaaatttggtagaaaatatacttgacagtttctgtactgtaatatgtcaattagcattgcatcattcataaattatttattaattgtgtttattgtcttaacGTTTTACCAGTTGattctgctttttatttagcTAAGCTGCAGCAAtagatgcctttgtccatatttgGCATTTCCTGGCACTTCTTAAGTTCTTTGAGTGCAAGATCACTTCAGTGCGAAAACTTGATctctttttcataaaataaaatgctatagtatttaacttttcttttCCATCAGcaaatgatgattctgaaagaaaacgcgCCCGATGTCTGTTTGCTATAGCACCAAAtgctactttcatgcatctgattatcagataaaccttgcggtcttatttcaaggttgttgttaatgctgtggttattttaacagtgtcCTTCGTACATTAGGTTcaacaacattgttaaaacacatttatcattcaatggaactgtgcgtatgctttagactgctccgtccatgcaataaatgTGCAATCTTCGACTGCTCAGGTAATGTCGTCGGTATGACCAGGAGCCATTaactacagaaaaataaaactacttcactttagcattacCGGCTACGATTactaaaggccaaagtatacttagGTCATCCGTATCCACGCATCGTCCACATTACGTCATTTTCGTCATCTCGCGGACAGTGCACGTACAATAGCGCATGTGCGAGGTGAATGTTGAGACAGAGCACAAGTCAAGTAGGTGGTACTGcacatgtgtcgagctcatctgCGGTTGAGAATACCTTGAAAGCTGTGTGGACGTGGCTGTGCGTGAGACGAAAAGGAACGTGGAAAgtgaaggagagatgcgagggcacgaacactgttcaaggtctccaataatttgtgcttgtagtaatttaatgtgtatatattttgaaagcactgAATCACTATAGAAATCACGATTCTTTTGATTCTTAGGGTCTAAAATTGATTACCGTCTGAAATCATCGATTCATGATTCAAAAtccatgtttcaagatcgatgcatatgcatcatcagggtttgtaatcgatgcatcgagAAAACGAcggaatcgttacacccctagaaATTATGAATTATGTACTAATTGTTCTTTTCAAACCAATTATAATGAATGGAGACTTATCAAATGATATGATTACTTTTTACTtacctttttgaagcttgaaagctctagtcCCTATTGTAATTGCTTGGAAACAATGACTGgtacatataattaaaattataagatAGAAATTCAGATGGATTTAgaacaacaaaagtgaatttttgaactgtttctttaagtctCTTCATTTGAGAAGAATTAATGTATGAAAtctctttgtaccttatttactttCATCAGCACACAGCTGTGGGTGGCAGTAAGAGTTATATCTGTCCTGTTTGTGGAAGAGCTCTCAGTTCTCCAGGCTCTCTTGGTCGCCATCTTCTCATCCATTCAGAGGACCGACTGTCCAACTGTGCCGTATGTGGGGCTCGCTTCACAGACACTAACAACTTCAACAGGTCAGCTCTTTACTCAAGACATGATTTTACTAGGGTGCTGTTCTTCATTGTTGTTTCTAATGGTTTCCTGGTCTGAAATTGTAGGGAAAAGTTGAAGGAGTTCCTCGACACAAGCAGTATAGAGATCAACAGTGAGGGCGAGGCCTGTGCCATGTCCGACTCTTTACCCAGAAGCACTATGACTAACCCAAACACAAATCCTGGTCCTGGACTGACCTCATTGCCAGATGGTCTTCTCCCTTCTGCACCTCCTTTTCCCTCATTCCCTGACAGCCTCAGTCCTCAAAGTACGGGACTTCCGCCTCTTCCAGACCTTATGAACCCTATGCCCGTGTACCCGGCTGGGGTTTTGTTGGTCTGCAACAGCTGTGTAGCCTACCAGCAGCTTGTGGATGCCCAGTCGCCATCCATGCGGAAATGGGCAATCCGTAGGAAGAATGAACCCGTAGAGGTGCGGATGCAGCGGCTTGAACGGGAACGAACGGCCAAGAAGACCAAGCGGGCATGTGAGACACCAGATGAGCGGGAGATACGCCGCTTACGAGACCGTGAGGCAAAGCGTATGCAAAGGATGCAGGAGACGGATGAACAGCGGGCACGCCGTCTGCAGCGAGACCGCGAGGCCATGCGACTCAAGCGGGCCAACGAGACGCCCGAGAAGAGGCAGGCAAGACTAATCCGTGAGAGGGAGGCCAAGAGGCTAAAGCGGCGCTTGGAGAAGATCGACCCATCGCTGAGAAACCAGATCGAGCATGACCCTGCTGCGATGGCTGCGCTCACTGCTGATATGAGTCTATTCCAGTTTTCCTTTCCCATGTCTGTCCCTTCCATGGACAATGGACTGTTTATGAAGCTTCCCTAACAAGCACAGCTCCAAACACCTCTCAGCCCAACAATTGAGAAGAATTTGCCATTCTTGAAGAATAACCATCTTGACCAAAGTTGTGATGAGAATGGTTATGGTCTTGCAGTTTCAAGGAGGTGCTCACCCTGACAGCGATTTGCAGTGACACAGGCACCAGATGTCTTTCACTTTCAAAGACAGATTTGAGGCAACACGAAAGACCATGGGTTGCAATGCAACAATGTTGTCCAGAGTTCAACTTGATGCAGACAGGCAGCAACACAAATGGCGACTACCAGTGGGAGTGTAGACAATGAAGTTCACATGTTCTGCTGCCTGATACACTTGGATATTGTAGTTGAGTACAGAAGTGGTCCTACAGGATAGACCAGGCAATTGCTTTGAACCACTAAGGGTGGCGGATTTGAGTAGTCAACAGCAAGAAGAAATAAACATCCTGAAAACTAAAGCTAGGCAAAGAACTCCTCTAGGGGGCCTCATCCCTTTAACTATGATCTCAGTGAAAAATCAAATGAAGAGTAGGCATCATGCAGATAATGTTCCCATCTGGTAGtcagaagagaaaagagaagcCTGCGGCACCAGAGTCCCACAATCACCATCAGTCAAGTAGGAACACCTACTAGCGACCAAGACCATGCCGACTTGCCAAGCTCCAATGATTTaattgctgtcagtgtgaacaacCCTTTATGGAtttctgtaaaatattacataattaactGAACTTTTATAAGAAATTCTGACATTCACTGAAGGGCAAACCCTCTCAGTAAGCATGTTTCAGGAGACTTGTCTTTGTTTTCAAGGCTCAAACTTTTAACCGTCTTTCTTCGGAGCAGTGAGATCCTTCCAGAACGAGGTTCTCTGTTTGCACACGGACCTACAGTGACAGGAGTGAGACGTGTAGCCACACTCCACACTCAGCCTACTGTTCAAATTTGCCAGTCTAAAAGGTTGGAGTTTACCTGCAACTATGGCTCACCTCCCAGAACCCAAGATTGGGTCACTACTAGCTCATACTCACAGAACCAACTACCTCACCATGGGATCTTTGCATGGCCTAGTCACACCTGTGGCCTCGACCAGAACCACACGGGTTGTGCTGGTCTACATACTGACTCAATGTTCCCTATGCCATCACGCACTCTTGTCCAGGGGTCCActagtcctgctcctggagggttCATCCTCCAGAGTTCACCCCTGAACCATCTAATCAAGGTATTCAGGGTTACTTGAAACccccaggcaggtgtgttggagtaGATTGGAGGTAAACTCTTCATGTTGTTGGACACCCCTGGTATAATCATTGCCCTACATGTTCGCCAAAACAGCTACACTTTatttaaatggcatttaagaGCCGCTGACCCAAATGCTGAAATCTAAGTGGGCTTGTGGTTTTTGCTTATATAGACCATAAGTTGTCCTACTTGTCAAGATTTACAAGGATACCACCTTTGCAACCACTGTGTCCCTCAATGCACCCTTTAGTTGAGCCCAACCTGGTGCAGACTTTGAAAACGGACTACTAACTGACAGTCTGTGTGGCATTATATTACTTAAGAGTGAACTCCATGAAAGACTtaagggtgccatttgggacaaggCCTCAATTGGAGACTTTGTCCTTTTTTAAAAGAGGAAGGTCATTTCTGCGGATGTACTGTTAAATACTAAAAGCATCCATTTCAAAGCACatttaggccccatttacactgcatggttcaagtgacccaattccgattttttccgctcatgtggcacagatcggatatgaccggtgaacgtgtaagcaggaaaaaaaacgcatggattccgattttctcagatcggattcaggcctcattcatatgtggtaataaatcggatatgaatcggatacgtgcatttggcATGTGCCATGTAAGCacacaaatcggatattccccagtaaatgcgagtcgtacgtcattaaaaaagtgacgtcaactcaggtggacaccaccaactgagatcacatgacttattataggcgtgatagaggacgaaggatacacacagtggagcaatgcggaggtttcatgtcttttaagtctttggggcgaagagacagtgcaggcaaaaatgcagggttgttacagaaataaataagtttgaagacatttcacgagatatagGGGGGCatggtttaagcgcttttttctccgccgtacgagaccaatgttttgctgatttttttttttttttttgttgacttttccatatattatggaaagcaaaacactgtataattttatttgcatttgcatccattgtatttcgtgctgttttacttccttttccgagtcagaacgtctacgtttggtagtttcagcagtgtatagtgtaaatgcaaaaatcggatacgggtcacttttaaaagatgatgtaagcgggtcatcaaaaaaatcggatatagtcagaaaatcggatttgggcatcaagacctgcagtgtaaatgcagcctttgacACACTTCTCTGACCTCCCAAAGGCTTTATACCTTATAACAATGCTACACGGGTTGATATTTGTCTAGGAACTCAGGGATGGTGTGGATCACCGGCATCCTCCTGAGAACACAGAGGAGCAGGAGACCTCCTCTTCCTCGTTCTTCATTATCATCCCCACTTGCTCAGATCATATACTACCTTTTACTCACCTTTACTGGTCACATTGGCCTTTTTTCTGTTGTTCAGACTGCAAACTCCTCACCTGAGCCAAAATGTTGATATGGATATTACGCAACTCCATGACGTCTCAACTAACCAACTAATCTCTACCCTCTGCTGCTGTCACTGTACTGTATAACGCATATGTTACCTCTTTAAACCAGTGTGGTCCCGCACTGGACCTGGGAATGCTTGTTGTTAATGGTGAGGCACTTAGTTTGTGCTCGATCTCTGTGGCAACATAAGTAGTGTACAAATTTATACTGTTGCCTTTGTCACTGGAAATTTgtgctttggttttatatttaatgatttaaatgaatttgtGTGCTAATTCTATGAGATGTGCAATGATGTAAAGGTTTAGCGAATGCATGTACAATGAAACAATCAGGACGAACACTTCCAGAGAGAAATCCCTCCTATATGAAGCAGTGATGACGCTGCATAtgtatgtaaaaatttaaatgacaaggTAAAGACACATTCGCAAACGTTTCACActaatttaaaggtgaagtgtgtaatttctgcttaACATCTGATGGCCAAAATAACACTTGCATCCCAAACACTGCCCCCTGTCTTCCATTATTCACCAAACAGGTACTCCTCCCAAAAATTTTACCAATTCAGAAGTTGACATGTTGGAACGCCCAACCTACAAAACAAAAGCACTGCAGTGTTTATGGTAGTGGTTCTTAAACATTTTGGGTCAACCACTTCAAGAGTAAAGCAACAAAAGCAGACCACCAAATCATATTCAACGGGGTCATTCAATGCCCTTTTCACCGATTCTGTCATGAGCAACAGTAAATTTTCCATACGGCTGTTTTGTTCCTTTTTATAGGAATGATCATTTCTTTTAGCTAATAAACTGATGAGCCGACTGTTTGCTAGCTAAGAAATTGGACCGAACGTTTAGGTACacttgaaaacaaacatttaagcATAAAATGAGTGTCAATTCATTATGTTAGTTGGTTAATTCAGTGTTGGTGCTTTTATTTATTCAAGTCTTTTTATTGACTAAACTCGCACACAACAGTTTGAGAACCACTCTACAAGTTGAGAGAACATTACACACGTCACCTTGAAACTTTACTCACTTCTCAGTGTTTCATATCAGGCGAAAGGGTCAGTCATGTTAAAACGGACCACTGTACATCTGTAAGTACCTCTTAAAAACAGGGTAGACTTTGTGTGTATGATATGTATGTCTTATATTTCATTCCAATACttattacaatgtatttatttattactacagTGAATGAcacatttcagtgttttaaagTCACAATGTTGTCATAACCTTCTTTAGAGATACCTCTAATACTCAAAGTGAAGCAGCTGAGCTTTCCCGCACAGTTGAAGGCAACCGGATACTGGTCCCGCATTTATGCTCTTGTGACGTATTAATGATGGGCTCCTTAAGTAAAAGAAAGGATTTAATGTACATGTGATGAAGCATCACTATGCAATTGAGAGCTGTACTCAAGAAACTTTGTATTACTACTATGCAGTTGGTATGAAAGTAAATGGACTCAAATGCTCCAGATCACAAACCTCAGGCAACTCTTGACAGTCAAGCCATTGGTCCTCAACCACCAGATCCATCCTTAGCTTTGTTTTCAGTTACTCCCTTGATAAGGAGCGAGGTGACGTTGATGTATGCACATTCAGGAAGAACAATGCAATTTTTATGACCAATTCCCTGAAATTCATTATAAAGCACCGAGTTATTTCATACAGCAGCATCAAAGATGTGGAAACCCATCCTGATGCAATGAGAAATCGAGATGTTGGCAGGATGCATTGTCTATTttgaagataaaatataaaagagtATTTTCAAACATTAACCCCTTTTTACTCTGCATTCCTAAACTAGTAATTTTAGTGGTATGCATTGCAATGTGACATGTTATGTATTAAACAACCATTTCCTTTTACATGTTTGTGCATATGAGTCAGTAAACCCCTGGAAATGGAACTTGCATGTTATAAACTACATgttctaaatgcatttatgcgAGCTTTTCATTAAGGATTGGCGTTCAGTAATGACTTGCCTTTTTTGTCAGTCCATCTAGATATTTTCATGATAATGTTTACAAATCTAAAAGGCCAAAATGAATGAAACTTAATAAAAGTGACAAGGTCACAACGCCAAATGGTCCTGTTCAGAAAGCCATGCTCTGTTATTGGGTTAACAGACTGAAAGCTCATCGTAAAAGCAGGAACAGAATGTGGAATAAACATTGACTTTACTGCTACAagtatgtttttgtctttttctcttgaaaaaaaaaaaaaactatacatatgTAAAGTGAGATTAAAACAtctgagaccacactgaaaatctggtaataaaaaattgtcatgctgataatattatttgcaacagagcatttttttaaaatggtctCAGACTTTCAGGCCCCACTGTAATAAAAAGATGCACTGTAGTTGatataatgcatttcatttgaaatttggtCACAATACATTGATTcatttatcttaattattttcGAAAGCATGCTGAAAAATAATTTAACCCCTTgcggaatataaaaaaaaaaaaaaaaaaaaaaaaaaaaaaggcaaaacacaAAGTTGTATATACACAGACTCAAGgcttaataattgtattaatatatacattgggtattattgtaatcataattaatattaaactcTGCATTGTATTCTTCAGGTGCATCGATGCATTTTTACAACTCTATTTGGAATTCATTACAATTACTAATTGAATGGAACGCATGTGAAAAAACAGACGTCAAGCCAGCATgttaatattatatagatatatatattatattgtgtttacTTAAACATGATAAATGCAATGTTTCCAAGAAGTTAgctgtaacaataaaaatacaatatcttTGTGTCCTTACATAGaattaaaacaggaaaacaaaaatgaaacaaaacagccTTAAGTAGTTCACAGAGAGgtacaaatatacagtacaaatctattttattcaaaaaagggtacaaataaaaatgcaacaaaatatagTTATTAATGCTTTGTAAAGTTCAGGTAGGTGTAGGGTAGTCTAAGGGAGCACTTTGGGTAGACGACTCTAAGGCTTCTGAGAAGAATTAATACATATTGGTACGGCCATACGATATTAAAATGTACTATACAAAGTTTATACAACCTGGATTATACTTGAGGATTGAATATTACACTTACATCATTGCATATATTTTGCAGATTTTATGCATTAAACAAAGATGCCATTTCTTTTAAAACTGGTCACACATCACATAAAAAGCAGTGTCACTTAGTGCCAAGAAGTACAATGACAAATTCGAGAGTATATAATGACTCCTTTAAAACCTTGCAACCGTTAGAAACCTGATTTCAGCCGACATTACTGACTCTGGCCTGCCGTGCCACTGAGTTCTGTCTGTGTTAGCTTCATAAAGCCTTccaaaacaatatatacattcaaaaaaaaaaaatcatcaatttgAAGCAATGATACCACTATAACGCACTGAAATGTTACTGATACTGAGCTGCACATTCATCCGTAACCCAGATGGTTATCCTCAAGTGGGTTAATTCGTTCTCACGCTTCACAAACTATGACATGTCAGCTCAAAACTCGCCATTCGTGCCGAAAGTCAACAGGGAGACTAAATGGACTTTCCCAGGACTCTCAGCCAAAACTATCTCAATAACTGCAGATAATCTCACTTTATACGCAGCATCTTCTAACACCGACTCCAATAAATTTAACTTTCCCCCACTTCCTCGAACCACTTCACTTCTGCCCTCCTAACAAgagcaaaatataaatacaacattaaAGATTTCGAACGTATGTTAAGCTTACATTGTGTtcaacaaagatacacattatgaGCTAGTCCCAAAAATATCGTCTTACAATCAGTAAGTGCAACGTCACTAATTGTTGTCAGTGAGCAACCCGAGCCACCTTTACAGAGGAGTCCACAGTCAATACAACATATGTGAAATCGTACGACCTTGCAGAGCGGGGAGTCACTTCTACACAGCGTTTACGAACGGTGCACATCTTAAGGCGTTACTGACAAGCTAATACTATACAAAACTTATCTTCATATCTGTACAAGCATACAAATGGATGATTGTTTTACGTGGTTTCAAATGATTCAATATGATGGCAAAACATTTATCGTAACACTACAGGTGAGGGGAAATAAGTGCTGGACATTTCATTGCATCAAAGTGATAAACATCTATGTTACATGATTAGGTGAGGCTCTGTGGAAGAACAACACGGGATTCCCTAAATGCAAAAAAGAATAGGGCGTCTGCACACTCTAGAAATATCCTCTGATTTCAATGGGAAATCATCACATCATGCAAGTGCCATGTGATGTGACCAAAACCTGAATTTGAACTGCAATGCACTCTTTTGCAAGCTGGACTGCTTGtgctttttggaaaataaattccCAATTTATTTCAACTTATCCAACTCTTTCCACATGAAACCCTGTGTTTATCTAGTATGCAGATGCCCTAATCATTAAAGGGAGATTAAATGCTTTCAAAAAGGACGCTTTACTTGACATTTACCCAAAGGTGAGGAAAGGACatgatttgattaattttcaCACATCCGTAGAGGGAAGGAAATGCAGACACGAAATATCTATAGGAATGTAGCTTGTGCTAAACCCTTCTGTGCTGTTACCATTGAAAATACAACATCAAATTTACCCTGAATGATAAAAATCACAGCT
Coding sequences:
- the LOC109087376 gene encoding zinc finger protein 821-like isoform X2, translated to MDAREDFIEDGECHSNNSQEPEEQDSTSDDGDSDFDKDDDSNASADDSMTSNKSSHGPILHDDVKEENEEGTDQGSSFACPLCSLEFSSPDQLIAHVYQHTAVGGSKSYICPVCGRALSSPGSLGRHLLIHSEDRLSNCAVCGARFTDTNNFNREKLKEFLDTSSIEINSEGEACAMSDSLPRSTMTNPNTNPGPGLTSLPDGLLPSAPPFPSFPDSLSPQSTGLPPLPDLMNPMPVYPAGVLLVCNSCVAYQQLVDAQSPSMRKWAIRRKNEPVEVRMQRLERERTAKKTKRACETPDEREIRRLRDREAKRMQRMQETDEQRARRLQRDREAMRLKRANETPEKRQARLIREREAKRLKRRLEKIDPSLRNQIEHDPAAMAALTADMSLFQFSFPMSVPSMDNGLFMKLP
- the LOC109087376 gene encoding zinc finger protein 821-like isoform X1, with amino-acid sequence MSRRKQTNPFKVNWPFHTIGLSGPQHTFEMDAREDFIEDGECHSNNSQEPEEQDSTSDDGDSDFDKDDDSNASADDSMTSNKSSHGPILHDDVKEENEEGTDQGSSFACPLCSLEFSSPDQLIAHVYQHTAVGGSKSYICPVCGRALSSPGSLGRHLLIHSEDRLSNCAVCGARFTDTNNFNREKLKEFLDTSSIEINSEGEACAMSDSLPRSTMTNPNTNPGPGLTSLPDGLLPSAPPFPSFPDSLSPQSTGLPPLPDLMNPMPVYPAGVLLVCNSCVAYQQLVDAQSPSMRKWAIRRKNEPVEVRMQRLERERTAKKTKRACETPDEREIRRLRDREAKRMQRMQETDEQRARRLQRDREAMRLKRANETPEKRQARLIREREAKRLKRRLEKIDPSLRNQIEHDPAAMAALTADMSLFQFSFPMSVPSMDNGLFMKLP